One window from the genome of Pirellulales bacterium encodes:
- a CDS encoding Hsp70 family protein, translating to DTHLGGDDFDQALINYVADEFQREQGIDLRKDTMALQRLQEACEKAKKELSSSATTDINLPFITADASGPKHLQISIPRAKFEQLVDQLVERCRGPVLRALEDAKLKPSEIDEVVLVGGSTRIPKVQELVRKLFNKEPHKGVNPDEVVAVGAAIQGGVLSGTVQDVLLLDVTPLSLGIETLGGVMTRLIERNTTIPCERKQEFSTADDNQTAVTIKVFQGEREMANDNRLLGQFNLEGLPPAPRGVPRIEVKFDIDANGILNVSAKDMATSKEQTVRIQNTGGLSKDEIDRMKRDAEQHAGEDKKRRELAELRNQSESMCFQLEKLLKEHEGKLGDADKTAVTSAIEKTRSVAKGEDVEAIKQAIHELEQASHAVSRALYSGTGGAQPGGPAPGDGASKPKSSEDDAIDAEFEVKDS from the coding sequence GACACGCACCTGGGCGGCGACGACTTCGACCAGGCCCTGATCAACTATGTGGCCGACGAGTTCCAGCGCGAGCAAGGCATCGACCTGCGCAAGGACACGATGGCCCTGCAACGCCTGCAGGAAGCCTGCGAAAAGGCCAAGAAAGAACTCAGTTCGTCGGCCACGACCGACATCAATCTGCCGTTCATCACGGCCGACGCGAGCGGTCCCAAGCACCTGCAGATTTCGATCCCGCGCGCCAAGTTCGAGCAGTTGGTCGACCAACTGGTCGAGCGCTGCCGCGGCCCGGTGCTGCGGGCCCTGGAAGACGCCAAGCTCAAGCCCTCGGAAATCGACGAGGTCGTGCTGGTGGGCGGTTCGACCCGGATTCCGAAGGTCCAGGAGCTGGTACGCAAGCTGTTCAACAAGGAGCCTCACAAGGGCGTCAACCCCGACGAGGTGGTGGCCGTCGGCGCGGCGATTCAAGGTGGCGTGCTGTCGGGCACGGTGCAGGACGTGCTGCTGTTGGACGTGACGCCGCTATCGCTGGGCATCGAAACGCTCGGTGGCGTGATGACCCGGCTGATCGAGCGCAACACGACGATTCCCTGCGAGCGCAAGCAGGAGTTCAGCACGGCCGACGACAATCAAACGGCCGTGACGATCAAGGTGTTCCAGGGCGAACGCGAGATGGCCAACGACAATCGGCTGCTCGGACAGTTCAACCTCGAGGGCCTTCCGCCGGCGCCGCGCGGCGTGCCACGGATCGAGGTCAAGTTCGACATCGACGCCAACGGCATCCTGAACGTTTCGGCCAAGGACATGGCCACCAGCAAGGAGCAGACGGTCCGGATCCAGAACACCGGCGGCTTGTCGAAGGACGAGATCGACCGGATGAAGCGCGATGCGGAACAGCATGCCGGCGAAGACAAGAAGCGTCGCGAGCTGGCCGAGCTGCGCAACCAGAGCGAGTCGATGTGCTTCCAACTTGAGAAACTCCTCAAGGAGCACGAGGGCAAGCTCGGTGACGCAGACAAGACGGCTGTCACGTCGGCGATCGAGAAGACGCGCTCGGTGGCCAAGGGCGAAGACGTCGAGGCGATCAAGCAGGCGATCCACGAGCTCGAACAGGCTTCGCACGCCGTGAGCCGGGCCTTGTATTCCGGCACCGGCGGGGCGCAGCCTGGCGGCCCCGCGCCCGGCGACGGCGCCAGCAAGCCGAAGTCGAGCGAGGACGACGCCATCGACGCGGAATTCGAAGTCAAGGATTCCTGA